The segment GGTCAGGAACTCGACCAGCGTCTGCTGCGCGCTCTGGCGCCAGCGCCAGACATGCTGGCCGTCGACCGAGGGCAGGGGGGCGAAGCTGAGGTCGCGGAACACCTCGGCCAGCGGCTCGGTTACCTGGTCGCCAAGGGCGATGGACAGCCGCTCGAAGCTGGCAATGTCCACGTCGTCGGTCATCGCCGCCTGGTCGAAGCCGATGCGCACGCCCAGCTCTCCCTCGTAGCAGCGAAAGGCCTGCGTCCCGATCAGCGTGCCGCCCAGCCGGAACACGCCGCTGCGCGCCATGGCCGAGATCACCTGGCCCGAACCGCGATCGGTCATCAGGCAGCCCTCGGCCCGCAGGATGCGCATCAAGCGCGAGCGTTCGGCCTGACTTTGCTTTTCGGCGGCGCGGATGCGTTCGGCGCGTTCAAGCCGGGTGCGCAGTTCGGGGTTGTCCTCGCCGATATAGCGGTCGACGGTCTGGTCGCCGATGCGGAAATGGTCGTACCAATAGGATTTCTGACCGACCTTCTTCAGCCGCGGCGTGCCGCGCAACTCGCCCACCGCCGCATCCCGCAGATGCCGCAGCAGGTCGGTCCAGGCGGCAACGGCCACCGGCGAGAGATCCTTCATCGCGCTTACCCCACGCTTCCCGATCTGTGGGGGGTATAGCATATTGCTCCTTACCCCACAAACTTTTTATCGTGGGGTAAGGTCGTGGCTGATGGCTGATGGCTGATGGCTGGCGGTGGTCGGGGCAGGGCGCCCCGCCGGCTGCGATCAGCCAAGCCGCTTCAGCGCCGTCTTGCCGCTGCCCGGCATCTCGATATTGATCTCGAGGCTCGACAGGTCGTCGCTGCGTTCCAGCTTGATGTCGACCGCATCGCCGTCGACATCCATATGGCGGCGGACCACCTCGAGGATGTCGCGCTGCAAAAGCGGCAGGAAATCGGGGCCGGAATTGCTGGTGCGCTCATGCGCAAGCAGGATCTGCAGACGCTCCTTGGCGGTCTGCGCCGAATTGGGCTTTCGCTGGCGGAACGAGAAACCGAACATGGTCAGGCCGTCCGTCCCAGCAGCCGCTGGAAGAAGCCGCGCCGCTGTTCGCCGGGATTGACCCGCATCTCGATCTGCTCGCCGACCAGCCGGCCGACGGCGTCCATGTAAGCCTTGCCGGCCGGTGATTTCTCGTCCAGCGACACCGGCGTGCCCTCGTTCGAGGCCTTCAGCACCGAGGTGCTTTCCGGAATGATGCCCAGAAGCGGGATGGCAAGGATTTCCAGCACGTCCTGCACGCTCATCATCTCGCCATTGGCCGAGCGGTTCTGGTCGAAGCGGGTCAGCAGCAGTTGCGCCTTGACTGCGCTGTCATCGCCCTTTTCCGCCAGGAAGGTCTTGGAGTTCAGTAGCCCCAGCACCCGGTCGCTGTCGCGCACCGACGACACTTCCGGGTTGGTGACCACCACCGCCTCGTCGGCGTAATACATCGCCAGATGCGCGCCGCGCTCGATCCCGGCCGGGCTGTCGCAGACGATATAGTCGAATTCCTCGCGCAGCTCGTCCAGCACCGTCTTGACGCCCTCGGTGGTCAGCGCGTCCTTGTCGCGGGTCTGCGAGGTCGGCAGGACATACAGGTTCTCCAGCCGCCGGTCCTTGATCAGCGCCTGCTTCAGCTTGGCGTCGCCCTGGATCACGTTGATGAAGTCGAAGACCACGCGGCGTTCGCAGCCCATGATCATGTCGAGGTTGCGCAGGCCCACGTCGAAATCGATCACGACCGTCTTGTGTCCGCGCATGGCGAGACCCGCGGCGATGGCGGCAGAGGAGGTCGTCTTGCCGACGCCGCCCTTGCCCGAGGTGACTACGATAACCTTGCTCACGAGCGTTTCCTTTCGATCATGGGTTATTTCAGCGATTCGATGCGCAGCCGCTCGCCGTCGAGCCAGACCTGCACCAGTTCCCGCGGCGTATCCGGCCCCAGATCCTCGCTGGTGCGGTAGAGCCCGGCGATGGCCAGCAATTCGGCATCCAGGGCGTGACAGAAGATCCGGGCCGAGCTGTCGCCGTTGACCCCGGCCAGGGCGCGGCCGCGCAGCCGGCCATAGACATGGATGTTGCCGGTGGCAATCACCTCGGCGCCCGAACTGACCGAGCCGACGATCACCAGGTCGCCGCGATCCGCAAAGACCAGTTGCCCCGAGCGTACCGGCTGGGCGATGAGCTTCGAGGCCTGCGGCAATTCCTTGACCACCTGAACCGCCTCGGGGCGGCTGCCCTGGCGCGACACCCGTTCCAGCGGCACGTCGCGGCCGCCGGGCAGTGAAATCAGCCCGGCCATGGCCGCGGCCCGCGCCTGGGCGGCGGTGCCGCTCTGCACGCCGAAAACCGAGAGCTTGCGCGCGCGCAGGTCTGCGGTGAACTGCAGCAGCTCGTCGGCGCTGTCCATGCCCTCGGCCTGTTCCAGGTCGACGACCAGCGGAGCATTGTCAAAGAACAGCGG is part of the Paracoccus sp. TOH genome and harbors:
- a CDS encoding GSU2403 family nucleotidyltransferase fold protein codes for the protein MKDLSPVAVAAWTDLLRHLRDAAVGELRGTPRLKKVGQKSYWYDHFRIGDQTVDRYIGEDNPELRTRLERAERIRAAEKQSQAERSRLMRILRAEGCLMTDRGSGQVISAMARSGVFRLGGTLIGTQAFRCYEGELGVRIGFDQAAMTDDVDIASFERLSIALGDQVTEPLAEVFRDLSFAPLPSVDGQHVWRWRQSAQQTLVEFLTPCFDENEGLRELPALGVSAQSLHYLNYLIAEPIQVPLLYRAGFLIQVPRPERYAIHKLIVADRRRDGPDALKARKDRAQAEFLISVLSRERPDDLREAYETARQKGPSWRARLQSSLNRLPHLRDSLESI
- the minE gene encoding cell division topological specificity factor MinE; amino-acid sequence: MFGFSFRQRKPNSAQTAKERLQILLAHERTSNSGPDFLPLLQRDILEVVRRHMDVDGDAVDIKLERSDDLSSLEINIEMPGSGKTALKRLG
- the minD gene encoding septum site-determining protein MinD; this translates as MSKVIVVTSGKGGVGKTTSSAAIAAGLAMRGHKTVVIDFDVGLRNLDMIMGCERRVVFDFINVIQGDAKLKQALIKDRRLENLYVLPTSQTRDKDALTTEGVKTVLDELREEFDYIVCDSPAGIERGAHLAMYYADEAVVVTNPEVSSVRDSDRVLGLLNSKTFLAEKGDDSAVKAQLLLTRFDQNRSANGEMMSVQDVLEILAIPLLGIIPESTSVLKASNEGTPVSLDEKSPAGKAYMDAVGRLVGEQIEMRVNPGEQRRGFFQRLLGRTA
- the minC gene encoding septum site-determining protein MinC translates to MRPLQIRGRFFTAVALHLTGRPDRSFFDALDARLAQTPLFFDNAPLVVDLEQAEGMDSADELLQFTADLRARKLSVFGVQSGTAAQARAAAMAGLISLPGGRDVPLERVSRQGSRPEAVQVVKELPQASKLIAQPVRSGQLVFADRGDLVIVGSVSSGAEVIATGNIHVYGRLRGRALAGVNGDSSARIFCHALDAELLAIAGLYRTSEDLGPDTPRELVQVWLDGERLRIESLK